From the genome of Salarias fasciatus chromosome 22, fSalaFa1.1, whole genome shotgun sequence:
CTAAAAAGTCAAAATGATGTGACGCTTCAGTAAATTATACATACTTGTTGAGGCATTGCTTTTCGCAGCTTTCTTGGCTGGtgatgcagttttcttttttgaaacatttgccgccatcttcttcttctttgccgCCAGCGGTTCATCGTCTGAGCCGCCATCTTCGTCTGAAGAGTCTTGGAGGAAAGTAACTATTAGATCCAGCAGGTTTGTGTTGGTTGGGGAAGTTTTTATGGGTTTATTTGggatatactgtatataataGTCATTTATAACATTTTCCCCTAATTCTTGGAATGCTCAGTAAACCAACAAACTCATAATTTCATCAGGCAAACATTTATCAATGAACTGATTTAAGAAGAAAGTAATGAGGTGCAGCCCTAATGAAAGACGTTCATATAAAAACAGATGTTTGTTCCATCAATTCCTTCTCACTACTCTGATGAAAACGCTCCCACCTTTCAGCCTTTTCCACGCACCtttgtttgttgctgttttcttgtttacTGAAGAGTTTTGCGCTTTTGTGTTCTTCGTATTTTTCGACAGCGGTTCATCGTCTGAGTTCTCCTCTTCATTGGAAGACTCTGTAGCAAAGTAAGTTGAGTTCATGTGTGAAATACAGCAGGTTTCCTTTGGTCGAGGTTTATATAATAAAACGAGACATTTTAGGAACATTTCACTTCTTTCATCGTTTATCAGTATTTCTCACCATCCTCTTGTGAGGTTTTTCACTAGTGTGTACGTACGTTGTTTTGTTGGGGTTTCGTTTTGCTCTTCAGGAAGATTTGCCTTCTTTTCACCCTCTGAGCTTTCGTCCATGTCTGAAGACTCTGTGGAAGAAAAACTAAGGTCAAGCTAAACATTTACTGTTGTTGACAGATTGATCATAATTATCCTACTAAAGGTTAGAGGCACCCCTTTTCAAACCGCCATGTTCATTAAAGCAGCCACCCCTCCTCCAACTTGTGCGTACTtttatttgttgcttttttcctgTTGGAAGTCTTTCGTCCTTTAGGAACATTCGTCGTCTTCTTCTGTTTGACTGAAGCCAGCGGTTCATCGTCTGAGCTGCCGCTGGATCTCTCAACAGGGTCAACTGCAAAACGGGGAGAAACAAGCCGCTGCTGTTAGAAGACGTTTCTGCACCTGTGAGTATTTCTGATGCAGAAGCCACTCACCTTTCTGTGATTTCCCAGTGCGCGTATTTGTCCTTCTCTTACTTGCTGAAGGGTTCTGCTTTTTGGACACATTAGTattcttctttctcttgtcGTCTGAGCTCTCACCTTCTGTCGCAGAGTCTGGAAGAAGAATAAGCTTGATGTAAGTGTCCGATACCGCAGGTTTTACTTATTGgtttaaacaaaataaagctGCATTATATTTCCTTGGTacacgttttttgtttttgtttgtttatcattTGTACCgttctttttttcatccagCGGTTCATCATCTGagtttttctcttcatctgaAGTCTCTGTGGACAGAAAAGAGTCGAGCTCAATACAGCCGGTTCATTCTTTAAATAAACGTTGGCTACAGATCCAGTTAACACTGTTTCCCTCTAAACAGTCAAAATAATCTAATGCTTCAGTAATTCATACATACGTTTTGTTGCTTTGCTTTTCGCAGCTTTCTTGGCTGGtgatgcatttttcttttttgaaacatttgccgccatcttcttctttttcgcCGCCAGCGGTTCATCGTCTGAGCCGCCGTCTTCGTCTGAAGATTCTGTGGCAGAAAAGAGTCGAGCTTGAGTGATCAATACAGCCGGCTTTGATTAAAGTGTGGAGTTTTGATATCAAGCAGGATTTGTTTAAAGACCTAACCTCGTTCCTTAAGAATATATGAATTCAGAAATGAATCATGAGTGAAAATTATGCAGAAATCTGGATCTGGAGGTAATTTGTGACTAAATACACAATAATAAGTGATGGACCGATTCCTTAAATGCTAAATAAATCACAAAGCACACAACATTTCAGGGAATTTTATAGCTGAGAGTGTTGATCTGGTTAGTCCAAGACACTGCAGTCTCACTTATAGCTTATATCCTTCACCCagacagtaataataataataatcaataatGAAAACAATTGTCAGCTGTAGCCAGTTTCATAAAGAATCCCCTCACTTTCCAGTAACCGGTCTGTCCGTTTCTCCTTTGTAGCAACATCTGCATTCTCTGTTGCTGCCAGCGGTTCATCCTCCGAGTCGGCATGTTCATCTGAAGACTCTGCTGAAGAAAAGAGGCGTCAAGCTCAAGTTTATAAAGCAGCGTTTCTGCTGATTGTGGAGTTTTTACCCGAGTAAAACTAGAAATTGCAGCTTCATTTCAGTAGCTTTGATAAACATTTGACAATTTTTCTTCCAGTTTACAGACCAAACAACTTAACACAATAGAGGAAACCTGACAGATTCAACAGTCGTAATACAAAGCGAGTGGGAGTTGCAATCAATTGCGCTCTTATGAAAGGGTGTTTATAGGGTCAATTACACTGATTTCTTGTGATTACCTTACTGATGATAGATATATTCACTTTTTGGAACAATCGTTGAGTAGTTTGTACGTACGTTTTGTGGCCGTCTTCTTGTCTCCCGAAGCCTTTTCCTCTTTAGGGATATTCTTGGTCTTTTTGGACGCCAGCGATTCATCATCTGAGCTGTCACTGAATGTCTCAAGATAGTTAACTACGGACGGAAAATAAACAGGAATTAGGCTTGAAGCAGTGCGAGAAAATTCCCTTTATTAATTTTACTCCTACCTTTATTCATCGCTGAAGTCCTCCTGGATTTGACGGACGGAGTTGGTTTTTCAGACGCCAAGTcggatttctttctcttttgttgtGACTGTGCTTTTTTGGCGGTTTTACTCAGAGGTTCATCATCTGAGCTGTTGTCTGAATCTGGAGactctgaaagaaaaatatgcGCAAGTCTTCCTTCAGCATGAGTTAATTCTTTCAGTTGATTACACTTTTTAcaaaattctgtcattttaaagACCAAAGAAGAAGTTCCAGCTCTGTGAAGTTACATTCAGGCTGTTTCTTATGTTCTGCACTGTTGGTCAGGCTAAAAATACATCTTCCTGCATTTCAGGGTAATCGACAATTAACACGAGCCAGTCTAATGTTAAAGTCACTCACTTTTCAGAGTACCTTTTGTACGTTTTGGTGTCGTCTTTCTCTTGTTTGCTGAAGACTCATTCTTCCTCTTCATAGCTGCTAGAGGTTCATCGTCCGAACTTCCCTCTTCATCCGACATCTCTGAAGAAGGGAAACAGACGGAAATGTGCAGTACGGTCTGTTACTGCTGGTGTTTATGTCATGTTTATGGAGTGTTTAAATTATCTCAACTTTCTTTGTACCAACAGTAGATTTCTTTGCTGATAATTGTGTTTTCGTCCGtttggcatttttttcttgGAGGCTCAGTGTAATCAACTGTAATCACTCTGTGACACTCCTTCAATATCAGATACTGTCCAGTTTTTGTGTCTTCAATAAGACGTCACAACCCAGTGAGACAGAGgcataaaagaaaacatgttggaCAGCATCGGGGACGGGGGTTCTGGGTATCGACAGTGTCAACATGCTGACTATCAGAAAACTGtcactgcattttgaaatcATGTTTAGCCCTCCAGCAGAGGCCAGTTCAGCTGTTTTAACAGCATTAAGGTGCTTGTACACCTGAGACAGAAGCTTCTTTGCCGTGTGGTCATGTGCCAACCTGCTTTTTTATTCGTGCCATTGGATTTGGGTGGTTTCTTTTCGGTCATCTTCTTaagttgcacaaaagctggTCTCATCTTTGCTGGCGGCTCATCAGCTGAGTTATCCTCCAAAGCTACAAAAGACACAGAAATACGCTTTGActtaaaatcaaaacagaacaaGAGTTCTGTGGTCTCTTCAGTCATGTTCATATCATCTCTGTGCTCTTTGAATTACCTTCAGAGTTTGAGTTCAGGCTGCGAGTGTTGCCACGagacttttttccatttccGCCTGACAGTAACGTTGACAGAGGGACGAATTCTTCAGAGCTGTTGCTTTCCTTCCCTGATCAATCGGAGACAGTAAGATGaacatcataaaaaaacaaaaaacaaaaaacagatcaccacttgtttcattttattctacAATGTTTAGTGCACACTACTTTTTGAATTGTTATTGCTCCATTTCATTGTTTATTCCTGTTAGTTCTGCCTTTGTAACTAATGAGTGCTGTTTTTTCTGCTATTACATGTTGATTATCTGATTGTTGTAAACTTTGTAAAATGAGTATACATAGATTATAACTATGTTCATATTtattattgctgttgttgtgtcctcAGCATATACCATATATACTGGCGCTCATATAGATATATAGCAAAGACAATTCCCACAGTCTCACACAAAATTAACTTATTTTGTCGACAGAAATTCTTGAAATCCAATTTCATTTGAGTGGATTGGGCAAGTAAATTAAtaatgccataataacctttaaacttGAAATGTAAAGTTTTGATTTGTACTGGCCCAGAGAATACATGATGCAAATGTCTGTGATGAAAATTATCTAaatttttgcaaaaccaaacaacttACTAccaaaaatgactacaatcatCATAAAtctacttttaatttttttttttttttctgatgcaaaatacagtgaattgcacacaaaaaaatataaaaacttatCTGCTAGCTGTTATATTTTCCACGTTTTTAGCTACATTATTATACTCTTTGGCGAATTCCAGTGGCAAAAtccggaagtgacgccatcactgcaCCTAGCTTCTCTAAAAACAGAcatagcggagattacggagatgAACATTAGCCATAGTTTGAacgctgcaataagtaaagttatagccagaataccaagtattacaacaatcaagcaagagcaagagtctgcacttgttgagtttctaacaggaaaggacgttttcgcgtgtctttgcgtgtaaagAAACTAAAAACATGACGTTTTTGATTTGAAGCGTTGATTGGCGGacgtgcgctgtcagtcaaaggagtaaccgacactcCCTGCACGAAGTTTGCGTTGCCTTTCCCCCAGACCCACATTAGCTCCACAACCcaaatgtggagtgggcggggctggttcacggGGCTAGGTTGGACCATGGACGGGCCTTGTTTTGGTCCGCGGGACTTACGTTGGACGCCCCTGTTCTAAGCGGGTGAATTGCTAGCTAACTTAGCTGTTAGCCGTGTGATTCAGATAACTGATTCTCCCGCTTCTTGTGGGGCGAGGGTGTTTGGAATACCTGGAGAGTCGTGAACGCGAGCAGGGCAGATAACGGTACTGAAATCCATTTTGGCAGCTCGTGCGAGGCTCTGGTTACGCTCCTCATCCGAACTTCGCTGCTAGCTTCCTCTCGATCTATTGTTGGCTGAGTTCACGGGTCGCTCCGGCTGCTCCCGGTCATTAGCTGAACGGCGTCCCGCTCGGGTGAGCTGCCGGCTGCAGGTCCGGTCCCTGCCGTGCAGAGAGCCACCGGGTCGGTTTGAGGACCCGGTTCTGCTTCGATCAGAGACGTGACAGACGGTCCAGATAATCAGCTTCACGCTATCTTCCGCTTCGGTTTTTGGAGGAAGGCGCTGAGGCCGAACGTGAAAGAAGCTCATCACCTCATTGGTCCACACGCAGGCCGACGTCTTACGTCACAggccctgttttttttcccccctcctgtAAATCTTTATTTTAGCACATCTACAACGGTACAAAAGTACATTCAGTGAACAATAACAATTTTACTAAGGATGGAATATAATATAACATAACTAAGCAGTGACTGGTGTAACAACACATTAatagaaaaacagcaaacacactgtTTGCTGGGTTGAGTTAGTCTGGTCACAGGAATGAAGTGTCTGCTGAAATGTACTTGGTGGTATGAGTCTGCTACCGTACATTGTAAATAACAGATCCTTCCATCCATTCCAGCTTCTTTGCTTCATGAAACCCGGGCTCTTGGGACACTGCAGCAGGTCACAGCTGATTTTGGGAGGGAGGCAGGTAAAATCCTGCAGAGGTCAACAGGTCGGCAGATTGGAGAGAGGCAGTCAAACACATGCCTGGATTCACAAGCCTCAAAGCCTCTAAGATCAGTGTTTCCCAATCTTTTTCTTCCGGGACGAAAATGTTTACCATTGTGAAATTCTACATGAAATGCAGTTTGTTAGatattataatttattttatgttttatttaaccTTCATTTATACAGGTTATCccattgagacccagggtctcatttaCAAGAGAGACCTGTGCAGCGGCAAATACATGAATATCAGACAGACACATGaaacataaaacattaaaatatacaaacactAAAATGAAGCAGTAAAAACACAAGTCATGATATAATGATGAGTTCCTCTTGTCTGAGGATTTACACACCACCTTGGGGTGTTttgtggactgctgctgcttcagtttatATGATTTAAAGCTTTCATTTGCcagtttttccaaaacaaaagatTGATTCAAATCTAATCTTGTCCATTGTGTCAATAAGGCTGTATTATGGTCGGGAATCACTGATCTAGGCTGCCACTGCCACAACGAGGCGATGGTGATGCTGTGCTGTAATACTCAGTCATAAATGTTTGGAAgagaaatgtttgactaaaaCATTTATGGCAGTCAATAGCTCGTTTTATTAGACACGTACAAGATAAATACACAAGCATTGTAATGTAAGACAAAGAGGATGTGATCATACAGATGTGGAGATCCAGACACAGATTTGACTCACAGAAAGCTTAGTTAGGCAACATCAATCCAAGACAGTGCAGTGTGAACAATGTTGTGTTGCTCCCCAACTTCAAAACTCAGCAAAATTGTTGTTCGGGATACAAAATAGAAACACGGAGGATATTTCCTCCTTTAGGTGGTGACTGTTCTTTATTTGCATTCTTGAAAAATTATCCAATCATCATTTCGATTGCTGGTGTTGTTCTGATCACATCCCTGAGAAAGCAAGGGGACAAAATCTCTTTCAATCAACTCGATCCTAGAGGTAATTCAACTTGTCATCCATGTGATTTACTTATCGTCTTACTCTTTTCAATCAAAAGTGCTACCACAGAAATACTCCTAGTGTACATCCTTTCATTCAGgtgtatctttttttaacaacataTTTCCTACAATTCAAAAACATTACAGCTGTATAAAACATTGGTAACTCTCAAACAAGATCTTGTAAATGTCAGAAACCTCAAAAAAATGTCTGATCTTTAAATAGGAAAGCAATAATATACCGTTGAATCTGGATCACACGATGGAGATTACCAATGTCTCATGCAGCCTATTTTTTTGAAATTTCTCTCACAGAAGTCCAAACACGTGTGAAGTCAACATGGCCCTGCTTCCTAGCACAGTGGAGCTCAGGCAAAGCTACATAAggattttcaatcatttatgACTTGCAAGTAGGTTTTAGTTGCATCTCTTCACCAGAAGATAACCTCTTACCTGATGGATTTTGATATAAATAAAAAGCACTTCAGAAGTCTTTGTTGTGTTAAATATGTAGAACCAAGCCCCGGGGAGCCTCTACTTAACCCTGGAACGGCTAAACATCTTTTCAAGTGGAGCGATTCAGGCGCCGCAGTCCCGAGTTTATCAAAGGTCTGCTGCTCAGTGCAGTCCGGGAGACTGTGCTGGTGTGTTTGGGAGTCTTGTGGGACTGACAGGTTATGCAGCAGCCATTTTGCTGGCTTCTCTGACCCCGCTGAGGTAGGCTCCTGTCACAGTCTGAGGGAAGTGTCGGTTGGTAGCCTGCAAGAAAGAACATAAAGTTCCAGCTTACAGCAGAGGCCTGTCAGCAGAGGGATTGAAACCAGGAAGCCTTTAGGCCATAACTGCTCCACAGTCCACACTCCATTGTTGATTATCCAGTCGTCTCATGGTGAAAGTACAAGAAAATGCCAAACAATAGTGTTTAAGACTTAATACCTAGTGCTCAGGGAGTGtcaatacatttaaaatgtgaactTTGACAAAGCTTAATCTGTCCGTCATTTATACAGAGAGATGAATTGTCAATGACGACAACAGTGGAACACGAAATACATCCTGTCCAAGTTAAATATTAGAAAAGCTCCTCATACAGGCAGAAGATTTGGGGACTGATTTGGTAAAAGTAAAGGAAATGGTGTTGTTACCTCGCCAGCGAAAAACACTTTTCCCTGCACGTCTTCAGCAAGGATGTCGTAAGCCTCCCCGCTGCCTcctgttttcacaaaactgTAGGACATCTGGGACCACGTGTCTTTGCTCCAATGTGTGAGGAAGAAATTTGTTGGCTCAGGGACTTcctatgaggaaaaaaaaacataaatgaatgGGAGAGTCTGTATCAGATATTGAATATTAATAAGTAGGTGAGGGACCACTGGACTATATTCATCTGTTATCTAATCTCAACATCTTATTAAATGAAGTGGAAACTGAATACTGTTAAATCTTCACTGGTCATTCAGATCACATCAAAAGCAAGTCAGTAACAGTTTCATTCCAACAGATGGCATTACCTGCTCTTTGAAAAGTTCACGCAGGACCTTCATGCACTCATTCACCACCTCCTTGTCCTCCATGTCCcgcacagcagggacagcatcGCCAGAGATGACGGACATCAGCACGGCCTGTTTCCTCTGCAATAAGACCACGTTACGCAGCGCTGCTGAAATGATGGCTTGTTTTTCTCTGGTATGCTCCAGTCAATCCACAAAAAAGGTTGACGTACTGCCATTTCTGGCCTAAAGACCATCAAATACATGTAACTTGTTCTTGTTATTGGCAATGTGACACCAGCAGCTCAAAGTTATCCCGCTAATTCTGAAATAGGGCCTTCGTCCAGATGAGCAATAGGATAAAATAAGGGAATAAACACAAACCTGAGGATCCAGGTCATAGAAGACACTGAACATGCCTCTCTTCTCAGGACCTGGAGGGATATGACCGAAGTAGTCTGCTCCTTGGATTTTTTTGTCCCAGAATCTGTACGGGAACTGAAGAGCCATCTGCGGAAAATTGGTTAATTATTAATCTGGAGgtgtcaatcaatcaaataaTCATTTTGGATAAAACACAGttgataaaataaatcaaagagtcaaacatgaagctctgaGGGCCATGAGGTGAATTATAAATAACACAGAATAGATTAAACTGTAACATATATGGGCGTAACAGATTTCTCCTATTGTACATATTTATTCCAAGACCTTTTTCCCTTGCAATACTTAAACGATAGATAACCAGGGAGTGATCAATCTCTTTGTATTCTCctttacagaagaaaaaaatctccttAAATAACACAAAAAGAAGTTCTAATTTGACATTAAGTTCCTTAGGCTCAGTATCATAATAAACTTTGGTTCAATTCACCAACCACTGGTGATGTCTTCTTATAAAATATATTGATTACATAAAAAGGCATTTCAGATCAAAGGTAAACCTTAATAACCTTTTCTATGATACCAGCTCCGAGACTGTGGATCGCTTTCAGTTTCCTTTCAGGAAGTGGAGGTTTGAACTGAATCACGTTAGTCTGAAGCAAAGTCAAAGGGACTGTAACAAGgacctgaaaacaaacaaagaaaaaatagtTGTAAAACTTTTAATTGGGTGTCTCTGAGTATCTCTGAGTGCATTTCACATGTTTCTACCTTCTGTGCCGTCCACTGGGAACCATCAGAGCAAGTCACTTTGACAATATCACCTGAGTAGTCGATGGCCTGAACCTATGAAACAAAACAAGGGATGCCTCAGTTTATCCATTTATGTAATTTAGAATCTACCAACTCCAGATTTCAAATACAGGATTACGAACCGGAGTCTTTGTGCGGATGTCGAGGCCATCAGCCAGTTTGTGGAGTAAAACGGAGTAGCCCTCCGTCAGCAAAGTGTGATCTCCTGAGAACTGGGCGAAAAATTCATTGTGGTCCCAGGATCTGGCCGATACCTACCGACAAACACAAGAACTCATTTAAAAGGAGACCGGCCTTTAAATCATGTGAATATTAACGAGCCAGGCAGTTAATGTTGCATCTTTTAACAGCAACTGCTGTGCTTATTGGCTCATCCTGTGCTGTAACACAGAGTGAACCAACACCTGCACTCAAATGAAGCAATAAGCCTGGGACTGAAGCAGTGTCACTGAAggaatgaaaattgatatttaAGTTGCAGTTGTATGCAATTTAAGTAGTAAACACAAGCAGCGGGTGACGCAAATTGATCTTAATGACAAAATAAAGTTGTGAAAGTTCCTATTTTACAAGTTTTCAGCTGAAATTACTCACAGCACAACAAAGTCTATTTATAAAAGTACTATTTGGATGAAAGCAGCTCAGACCTGGTCTAATGTACTTCCACAAGCGTACTCCAGGTTGCTGAGATGAAACTGAAGcactttctcctccagctcgctGAACTGGATCCCAGAGTCCTGAAGAAAGTTCTTCTTTAATTCTTGAACTTTTTCTGCAATAACAGAATTCAGGTTAGTTTGGTGAATAAACTCCAGTACTTTATTGTGCATCGTTTTGATTTTGATAACCTAAACGGACAGCGCTAATATAAGATATTTAGCTCGTGATATTGCTGTGGACACGTTGTTAGCAGTGACAGAGCAGCACCTCCCAGCGGTGTGTCCTGGCTCTGTGACTTGTCTTTCCTCCACTCCGACACCACGTCCAGGATGGCATTGAAGTGGAAGTCCATGCGCTTGTCGATGGCCGGGTCTGTAGTCTGTCCTCCCTCCTGAATGAGCTCACAACGCTCTCCAAGCTTGTGCATCTTGATTCCCATCTGCAACAGAGGAGTCAAGAAGAGGAACAGTCATTCCAGCTTCAGTTTTTCATGTGTATGAGTTCAGAATGGAATTCATTTGTTGTGTTAAGAGGTGACAGCTCCGCTTTACATAAATAGTATTAATCTGGACTTTTCAAAGTGTCTGAAAACCTTCATTCTTACCTGCTCACACATGAGGGAAATGGGGTTGTTTACGCAGCCATTAACGATTTGAGCTCCTCGACCCACAGTGAGACCCAGAGAAGTATCATCCCACACCCGGCCGCCAATCCTATCCCTCGCTTCCAGCACCAGCACCTATAAACCACAGAAAGAGAGGAGCATAAGAAGGGCTCAAAGAGCAGAACTCAACACAGGATGAAATACAAAATCACAAAAGCAGTTAGCGCTGGATCAATTTCCTACCTTTGAACCAAAGTTCTGCAGCTGCCGCGCTGCAGCCAGACCTGAAGCCCCAGCACCAATGACGATGATGTTTTTCTGcatgaaatgataaaatattggaaaaatttCACAttagaataagaaaaaaaaatgtatttaactaCAAAGCACCTTTCAGTTCGCCAAAGGTCACTGTACAAAGAAACAACAGTGCTCAGATGTGTGAGGATGAGGTGACTGAAAGGACACCCACAGAGCAGTATCTCTCCGGGAGCAGAGGCTGTTTCACTGCCAGCACACCAGTGTTGATGAGACCCTTCCTGGTCATGAAGTGGAGAACCCGGTCCATCTCCTGTACACAGCGCACACGCACCAGACCTCGAACAATGATGTGGAGGGCACATTTCTGAGACGTCAGCACCTCCtttaaagaaatcaaacaacaacaaaaaaacatctcactGTGGTGACAGTACGCAGCCCTCGTCAAAGTTACATTAGAGAATTTATTGGCTGCCATGACATCGTTGGTCATAATTTGCAGTATACCTCACAGTTTCTGTGCCAGGAGGCCAGGATGAGGTTACGTAGAGCCAGATACATGGTGGGATCCCGGGAAAATTCTGGAAACTCATAAAGCTCGTCCAACTCCATCATGTCTGGCCGCACGCACAGAGCCTTACCACATTCATTAGGCTGATAGAATGGCTGGAAATATGGACACAGGCCTGGAACTGAGGAACAAAACCATAATTATTCCTATGTGAGTATCTctaaatgggaggctgactctCTGAGCACACACAGACTTACTTTGTGGCTGCACAGCTCTGCAGTGATCCGCTCTCAGCTCGGTCAGAGACATGGTGCTGGGAGAGCCCGATGGACTCATTCCCACACAGTCAGGGTAGTAAGCAGCAAGGAACGGGCTGGCTGGACTGTCTTTAAACAGCGGGGGCAAAATCAGCATTGAATGCCACCAGCTGTCGGTCACCTCAGCCACTCTCTTCAGGAATGAAACAGCACAAGGTTAAACAGTAAACAATTCACTGAATTAGCTTTGAATGTAGAATAAGTAACTATTTCCAGTCATctgtattaatttattttaatgatatGTGCTGAGATACCAAAGAGATTATAACACACATCACAAGCTTACCAAGTCCTCTGGTTGGGAGCACTGGTCAGGTCCCTCAGTCTGCAAGCAAACAGACTATTTCTTAACAAAGTATACACAAAGACACTTGGTAAATGGCTGATTGTTGCAGTTCCTGTTAACCTTGATGTTGTTGACCTTCATTCCACAGCGGTATGTTGCTGCAAGAGAGGCAGTGAGTTGGATTTCCTTGGTGAGCTGTCGCCACTTCCTGCAATCCGGCTTGGTGCACTGAACctaaaatgaacatatttaaATGACCATTAATGCATTTgtgaataaagaaatgaaaaaaatagtcAAACACCCCCACTGATGAGTGTTTGTACACTTACCCAGAAAGGAAGCTGCTGATCTGCCATGAAAGCTTTGAGACTGGGCTCACTTTTCCCATTACTAGTCCAGACTTTCTTCCACGATGCAAAGATCTCATAACCATCTTTGTGACTGATTCaagagaatgaaaaacaaattctttgggacatgttttttttttttttttaacatgagtTTGTGTTGCAAAGTGTGCTACactttttgttgaaaatgttggaaaatatCAAACAATCAACATTTGCTTTTGAATCAGCAGAACGATCGGTTATGAATTTAAAACCAACACTGTCATGTTACAGTAAATTCACTTGGACactgaggcagcaggatcagTTCTTCAGTCAACAACTCTTTTACCTTCTGTAATA
Proteins encoded in this window:
- the LOC115409528 gene encoding nucleolar protein dao-5-like isoform X3, whose protein sequence is MDFSTVICPARVHDSPGKESNSSEEFVPLSTLLSGGNGKKSRGNTRSLNSNSEALEDNSADEPPAKMRPAFVQLKKMTEKKPPKSNGTNKKAEMSDEEGSSDDEPLAAMKRKNESSANKRKTTPKRTKGTLKKSPDSDNSSDDEPLSKTAKKAQSQQKRKKSDLASEKPTPSVKSRRTSAMNKVNYLETFSDSSDDESLASKKTKNIPKEEKASGDKKTATKPESSDEHADSEDEPLAATENADVATKEKRTDRLLEKSSDEDGGSDDEPLAAKKKKMAANVSKKKNASPAKKAAKSKATKQTSDEEKNSDDEPLDEKKNDSATEGESSDDKRKKNTNVSKKQNPSASKRRTNTRTGKSQKVDPVERSSGSSDDEPLASVKQKKTTNVPKGRKTSNRKKATNKKSSDMDESSEGEKKANLPEEQNETPTKQQSSNEEENSDDEPLSKNTKNTKAQNSSVNKKTATNKDSSDEDGGSDDEPLAAKKKKMAANVSKKKTASPAKKAAKSNASTKSSEEDGSSDDEPLSAKKKNASPAKKTAKESSHEDGSSDYEPLAAKKKKMAAKVSKKKNASPAKKTAKSKATKQSSEEDGSSDYEPLAAKKKKMAANASIKKNASSAKKTPKSKATIQSSDEERSSDDEPLAAKKKNSKVSKSQKSSNKETRANKRTEKSQKVNYVESFSDSSDDEPLASIQKKKKTNVPKGRKTSTTRKGANKPSQDGNSSSDDEPLSKTVTKPRSRPKQKPSAVTSESTVLKSRRTAAMFRVRYVDTSSHSSDIEPSSSVRKRRASRKKNTTTSKNKLQKGSSSDDEALIIAKHPQVTKVVKVMVERCSIEDIKAATAARQNPTRTEETTAETPDGDDVKSPEEVPEEEAN
- the LOC115409528 gene encoding nucleolar protein dao-5-like isoform X1, which translates into the protein MDFSTVICPARVHDSPGKESNSSEEFVPLSTLLSGGNGKKSRGNTRSLNSNSEALEDNSADEPPAKMRPAFVQLKKMTEKKPPKSNGTNKKAEMSDEEGSSDDEPLAAMKRKNESSANKRKTTPKRTKGTLKKSPDSDNSSDDEPLSKTAKKAQSQQKRKKSDLASEKPTPSVKSRRTSAMNKVNYLETFSDSSDDESLASKKTKNIPKEEKASGDKKTATKPESSDEHADSEDEPLAATENADVATKEKRTDRLLEKSSDEDGGSDDEPLAAKKKKMAANVSKKKNASPAKKAAKSKATKQTSDEEKNSDDEPLDEKKNDSATEGESSDDKRKKNTNVSKKQNPSASKRRTNTRTGKSQKVDPVERSSGSSDDEPLASVKQKKTTNVPKGRKTSNRKKATNKKSSDMDESSEGEKKANLPEEQNETPTKQQSSNEEENSDDEPLSKNTKNTKAQNSSVNKKTATNKDSSDEDGGSDDEPLAAKKKKMAANVSKKKTASPAKKAAKSNASTKSSEEDGSSDDEPLSAKKKNASPAKKTAKESSHEDGSSDYEPLAAKKKKMAAKVSKKKNASPAKKTAKSKATKQSSEEDGSSDYEPLAAKKKKMAANASIKKNASSAKKTPKSKATIQSSDEERSSDDEPLAAKKKNSKVSKSQKSSNKETRANKRTEKSQKVNYVESFSDSSDDEPLASIQKKKKTNVPKGRKTSTTRKGANKPSQDGNSSSDDEPLSKTVTKPRSRPKQKPSAVTSESTVLKSRRTAAMFRVRYVDTSSHSSDIEPSSSVRKRRASRKKNTTTSKNKLQKDPSGSSSDDEALIIAKHPQVTKVVKVMVERCSIEDIKAATAARQNPTRTEETTAETPDGDDVKSPEEVPEEEAN
- the LOC115409528 gene encoding nucleolar protein dao-5-like isoform X4, which translates into the protein MDFSTVICPARVHDSPGKESNSSEEFVPLSTLLSGGNGKKSRGNTRSLNSNSEALEDNSADEPPAKMRPAFVQLKKMTEKKPPKSNGTNKKAEMSDEEGSSDDEPLAAMKRKNESSANKRKTTPKRTKESPDSDNSSDDEPLSKTAKKAQSQQKRKKSDLASEKPTPSVKSRRTSAMNKVNYLETFSDSSDDESLASKKTKNIPKEEKASGDKKTATKPESSDEHADSEDEPLAATENADVATKEKRTDRLLEKSSDEDGGSDDEPLAAKKKKMAANVSKKKNASPAKKAAKSKATKQTSDEEKNSDDEPLDEKKNDSATEGESSDDKRKKNTNVSKKQNPSASKRRTNTRTGKSQKVDPVERSSGSSDDEPLASVKQKKTTNVPKGRKTSNRKKATNKKSSDMDESSEGEKKANLPEEQNETPTKQQSSNEEENSDDEPLSKNTKNTKAQNSSVNKKTATNKDSSDEDGGSDDEPLAAKKKKMAANVSKKKTASPAKKAAKSNASTKSSEEDGSSDDEPLSAKKKNASPAKKTAKESSHEDGSSDYEPLAAKKKKMAAKVSKKKNASPAKKTAKSKATKQSSEEDGSSDYEPLAAKKKKMAANASIKKNASSAKKTPKSKATIQSSDEERSSDDEPLAAKKKNSKVSKSQKSSNKETRANKRTEKSQKVNYVESFSDSSDDEPLASIQKKKKTNVPKGRKTSTTRKGANKPSQDGNSSSDDEPLSKTVTKPRSRPKQKPSAVTSESTVLKSRRTAAMFRVRYVDTSSHSSDIEPSSSVRKRRASRKKNTTTSKNKLQKDPSGSSSDDEALIIAKHPQVTKVVKVMVERCSIEDIKAATAARQNPTRTEETTAETPDGDDVKSPEEVPEEEAN